In a genomic window of Oncorhynchus kisutch isolate 150728-3 linkage group LG9, Okis_V2, whole genome shotgun sequence:
- the LOC109896784 gene encoding uncharacterized protein LOC109896784 yields MEAPDTRTWGSRDIKEGGVREEEERGSLPPQKNAMNESDESDGSEPEPPAVICRKVSFADAFGLDLVYVKEFDSTDLTGAEVADPPEPEVKVKEPEEYFLSSLFTVPSSPEELEQRLQDQKLELESIELLPGTTALRGIIRVVNLCYNKSLYIRITLDSWKTSFDLLAEYVPGSSDGTTDRFAFRLTLVPPFAMEGTKVEFCLRYETSLGTFWANNRDMNYVLFCHKKGGRGLTAMEAQLEEVNNWREKRSCLKVNSQMNSAEENPLETTTDAPDSATHRAEGAGRKTVDNAEHLLSNLHREDYHHKHLGDSQRSRRRAARSARVQECFSQREQAARREHISNGLPHNGLEKPPSLPDITIKPLGDSASSLLRLRQKKQTNDNPQIMTYHQIPLLSLDWGKDNVRVGTPDEDDWIRTRTTPQLTSDKSEDNLGEQTSVCDLWEAFLNGTDPKDTTNVPESEWLQSATSVCPSIETEDFETSSKAENQLEDDLDSNTQSYTDCTVDELPLGAHDHVMPVVIAKEPLTSSGVNVPRDDKALVYDPSQRSEAIPVTDTLQESIPSGAARVVGGSVDSTAQCYKHVEGGRRREEEPFTPYKAEPVTSSGETETTDMTAMAESQNANAVDRICQGERQDKTLSSDVEAEVKGNVHKAADDTVTFRETVGERTEDKTNTQSYGVEEGFTQAYKEDELFRPNQPEEKEFTQDLTGDVLHKQSQPVEDEFRINQREKMYLELNLTQFEEFRPSRTYEDEFRLKQTEKEESSLKQTHKVELNPNKSDKVGIRPFNTVEDEFKPKQSEAEKFRSNQKDEEESRLNQTFDDEFSWNQTEVEELRPNKIEMEEEFSPSHQGEEDDRRSDTDKELRLNHKDEEIDRENRTFAEKFRPNQTLNEEFRSNELEEFRLSQFDEEQRDRDDLEEVEEFRSNQTHQEGFWSNKMQEEDIYQSLNEEELYSDIDMDEESSTNNLTEPEVYREKTTGEVEETDNVMPEMSRQRDTEQIHEEISFKTPAAEEEEDLTDDTANTGNESEDVSTEKEGEHEVTMENVECPRQDENGKLSEGSKELIGKDDKEWLGKEVELGEDEYFREQKGLNEETLEEVLYLQSVDNCPLAEQDTEKEEKLSDVPEVVQNVSIHQPKRLTQKVVTDIDSEVDSLMKARTAPNLTFTPRQGHSQTTPSSNAEPSMGDVPLSNRGTTVFSRSSSLSTRFNTVVSEGSESGFSTKNPSSLGEDQETLSSRTSPPPSEKVEDAASSILAWLRMFFSLSSVTRALVYALLVAVFVFTTLVYNFPVCFGLYLFSLYWWCCVADRQRVTGTDRIDGER; encoded by the exons ATGGAGGCTCCAGACACCAGAACCTGGGGCAGCAGGGATATTAAagaggggggagtgagggaggaagaggagcgaGGAAGCCTCCCCCCACAGAAAAACGCCATGAACGAGTCGGACGAGTCAGATGGTTCGGAGCCCGAGCCCCCGGCCGTCATCTGTAGGAAGGTGTCCTTTGCTGACGCCTTCGGTCTAGATCTGGTGTACGTCAAGGAGTTTGACAGTACAGACCTGACGGGGGCAGAGGTCGCTGACCCCCCAGAGCCCGAGGTCAAAGTTAAAGAACCGGAAGAGTATTTCCTGTCATCTTTGTTTACCGTGCCCTCGTCTCCGGAGGAACTCGAACAGAGACTCCAGGATCAGAAGCTGGAGCTGGAGAGTATTGAGTTACTTCCTGGCACCACCGCACTCAGGGGAATTATCAGGGTGGTGAACCTGTGCTACAATAAATCCCTTTATATCCGGATCACTCTGGATAGCTGGAAGACCAGCTTTGATCTGCTGGCTGAGTATGTCCCGGGCTCCAGCGATGGAACGACGGACAGGTTTGCGTTCAGGCTTACCCTCGTGCCTCCCTTTGCGATGGAGGGCACCAAAGTGGAGTTCTGCCTCAGATACGAGACATCGTTGGGAACTTTTTGGGCAAACAACAGGGACATGAACTACGTGCTGTTCTGCCACAAAAAGGGAGGCAGAGGCCTGACAGCGATGGAGGCTCAGCTAGAGGAAGTAAATaactggagagagaagagaagctgtCTGAAAGTCAACAG TCAGATGAACAGTGCTGAGGAGAACCCCTTGGAGACCACTACAGACGCACCAG ATTCAGCTACACATAGAGCAGAGGGGGCTGGCAGGAAAACGGTGGACAACGCAGAGCATCTGCTCTCTAATTTGCATCGTGAGGATTACCATCACAAACATTTG GGGGATAGTCAGAGGAGCAGGCGAAGGGCGGCCCGTTCAGCACGAGTGCAGGAATGCTTTTCTCAGCGAGAGCAGGCAGCAAGACGGGAACACATTTCCAACGGGCTACCACATAATGGACTGGAGAAACCACCTTCACTGCCTGACATCACAATCAAACCCCTAGGGGACAGCGCCTCCAGTCTCCTACGATTACGCCAGAAGAAACAAACCAATGATAACCCTCAAATAATGACATACCACCAGATACCCCTACTTTCCCTGGACTGGGGCAAAGATAACGTGCGTGTGGGGACTCCAGATGAGGATGACTGGATTAGAACAAGGACCACACCTCAGCTCACATCAGACAAGTCAGAGGACAATCTGGGAGAGCAAACCTCTGTTTGTGATCTGTGGGAAGCCTTTCTCAATGGCACAGATCCCAAAGATACTACCAATGTGCCAGAGTCTGAATGGCTACAGTCAGCAACTTCAGTTTGCCCGTCAATTGAAACGGAGGATTTTGAGACATCCTCAAAAGCCGAGAACCAGCTGGAGGATGACTTGGACTCAAATACACAAAGTTACACAGACTGCACAGTAGATGAACTGCCGTTGGGGGCTCACGATCATGTGATGCCTGTGGTCATTGCCAAGGAGCCACTGACAAGCTCGGGTGTCAACGTCCCCAGAGACGACAAAGCGCTGGTTTATGATCCTTCCCAAAGGTCAGAGGCTATCCCTGTAACAGACACTCTACAGGAATCCATTCCCTCGGGTGCTGCAAGGGTGGTCGGGGGCTCTGTTGACAGCACGGCTCAGTGCTACAAGCATGTGGAgggggggagaagaagagaagaggagcctTTCACACCATATAAAGCAGAGCCGGTAACAAGCTCTGGGGAGACCGAGACAACAGATATGACAGCAATGGCAGAATCTCAGAATGCCAATGCAGTAGATAGAATCTGTCAGGGAGAAAGGCAAGACAAGACGCTTTCTTCCGACGTGGAAGCAGAGGTTAAAGGCAATGTGCACAAAGCAGCTGATGATACTGTGACATTTAGGGAGACAGtcggagagaggacagaggataaaacaaacacacagagctatggagtggaggagggattTACACAGGCCTACAAAGAGGATGAGCTATTCAGGCCGAACCAACCAGAGGAAAAAGAATTCACACAAGACCTCACAGGAGACGTTTTGCATAAACAGAGTCAACCAGTGGAAGATGAATTCAGAATTAACCAAAGAGAGAAAATGTATTTAGAACTGAACCTAACACAGTTTGAAGAATTCAGGCCGAGTCGAACATATGAAGATGAATTCAGGCTCAAACAAACAGAAAAAGAAGAATCAAGcctgaaacaaacacacaaagtGGAACTCAATCCAAACAAATCAGATAAAGTTGGAATCAGACCATTTAATACAGTGGAAGATGAATTCAAACCAAAACAATCAGAGGCAGAGAAATTCAGATCAAATCAAAAAGATGAAGAGGAATCTAGACTGAACCAAACATTCGATGATGAATTCAGCTGGAACCAAACTGAGGTAGAGGAATTAAGACCGAACAAAATTGAGATGGAAGAGGAATTCTCCCCAAGCCATCAGGGCGAAGAAGATGACAGACGGAGCGATACAGACAAAGAATTGCGCCTGAATCATAAGGAtgaagagatagacagagagaaccGGACATTTGCCGAAAAATTCAGACCGAACCAAACACTCAATGAAGAATTCAGATCAAATGAATTGGAGGAATTCAGACTGAGTCAGTTTGAtgaagaacagagagacagagacgaccTAGAAGAGGTTGAAGAATTCAGATCCAACCAAACACACCAAGAGGGATTCTGGTCAAATAAAATGCAAGAAGAAGATATCTATCAGAGCCTAAATGAAGAGGAGCTATACAGTGACATTGATATGGATGAAGAATCATCAACAAACAACCTAACAGAGCCTGAAGTATATAGGGAAAAGACCACAGGAGAAGTGGAAGAGACAGACAATGTCATGCCCGAAAtgtccagacagagagacaccgaACAGATACATGAAGAAATAAGTTTCAAAACTCCAGCggcggaggaagaggaggacttAACGGACGATACAGCAAACACTGGAAATGAGAGTGAGGACGTGTCAACGGAAAAGGAAGGAGAGCATGAGGTGACAATGGAAAACGTTGAATGCCCAAGACAAGATGAAAATGGAAAGTTGTCAGAAGGGTCAAAAGAACTTATTGGGAAGGATGATAAAGAATGGTTGGGAAAAGAGGTAGAGTTGGGCGAAGATGAATATTTCAGAGAACAGAAAGGTTTGAATGAGGAAACGTTAGAAGAGGTGCTATATTTGCAGTCGGTTGATAATTGTCCTTTAGCCGAACAAGACACTGAGAAGGAGGAGAAACTGTCAGATGTGCCTGAAGTCGTTCAAAATGTGTCGATCCATCAGCCAAAACGCCTCACTCAGAAAGTGGTGACAGACATAGACTCCGAGGTAGATTCTCTCATGAAGGCACGTACAGCTCCCAATTTGACCTTTACACCGAGACAAGGCCATAGCCAAACCACACCCAGTAGCAATGCAGAGCCCTCTATGGGAGATGTACCTCTTTCAAACAGAGGTACAACTGTCTTCTCTCGTTCATCATCTCTAAGCACAAGATTTAACACAGTGGTCAGTGAAGGGAGTGAGTCAGGATTCAGTACCAAAAACCCATCATCATTAGGGGAGGATCAGGAGACCCTCAGCAGCCGAACGAGCCCTCCTCCCTCAGAGAAAGTGGAGGATGCTGCCAGCAGCATCTTGGCATGGCTGAGGATGTTCTTCTCTCTCAGTAGCGTAACCAGAGCATTGGTTTATGCCCTTTTGGTAGCAGTGTTTGTCTTTACCACTCTTGTGTATAATTTCCCAGTGTGCTTTGGCCTCTACTTGTTTTCACTGTATTGGTGGTGCTGTGTGGCAGATAGGCAACGCGTGACAGGGACTGAcagaatagatggagagaggtga